One part of the Bacteroidota bacterium genome encodes these proteins:
- the thrS gene encoding threonine--tRNA ligase: MANQIHITFPDGAVRSYDKGVTGQQIAESISAGLAKAVLAISVNGEVVDLFRPIEHDAAIKLHKWEDDEAKRTYWHSSAHLMAEAVETLFPGTKFGIGPPIENGFYYDIDMGDHSLTAGDLVEIEKKMAEFSKRDVPYKREVISWDDAVAYFTKKNDPYKLELLDGLKGEQITFYLQGSFTDLCFGPHIPSTGRIKAIKLLSVAGAYWRGSEKNKMLQRIYGITFPNQKELDEYLFRLEEAKRRDHRKIGQELELFLLTPKVGGGLPIWMPKGTIVRETLENFLRDEQRKRGYLPVVTPHIGNLNLYKTSGHYPYYKDSQFAPIVVEDEEYLLKPMNCPHHHQIYMAKPRSHRDLPLRIAEFGTVYRYEQSGELNGLTRVRSFTVDDSHMYVRPDQLKDELCDVIELIQLVFDTLGFKDFKTRLSFRDPKNKEKYGGEDSMWERSEKEIKEAADLKKLNYYIGIGEAAFYGPKIDFMVQDSLRRTWQLGTVQVDYVMPERFGLEYVGSDGQKHRPVIIHRAPFGSLERFIGVLIEHYAGDFPLWLAPVQAVILPITDAHVEYARSIEKEYAANGIRVELDDRNEKIGYKIREWETKKVPYMLVVGEKEKLANAVAVRQHKKGDIGSMKREEFLRTAKEEIDNKTIHW, from the coding sequence ATGGCAAATCAAATCCACATTACATTCCCCGACGGGGCGGTTCGCTCGTATGACAAGGGCGTAACCGGACAGCAAATCGCCGAGAGCATCAGTGCCGGATTGGCAAAGGCTGTGCTTGCCATTTCCGTCAATGGTGAGGTTGTTGACTTGTTCCGCCCAATCGAGCATGATGCGGCAATCAAGCTGCATAAGTGGGAAGATGATGAAGCGAAACGAACCTACTGGCACAGTTCGGCCCATCTGATGGCTGAAGCCGTTGAGACTCTCTTTCCGGGCACCAAGTTTGGCATCGGACCACCCATTGAAAACGGCTTCTACTACGATATTGATATGGGGGATCACTCGTTGACCGCAGGTGATCTGGTCGAGATTGAGAAGAAGATGGCCGAGTTCTCAAAGCGGGATGTCCCCTACAAACGGGAAGTGATTTCGTGGGATGATGCCGTCGCGTACTTCACGAAAAAGAATGATCCGTACAAACTCGAGTTACTTGATGGACTAAAAGGGGAGCAGATCACCTTCTACCTTCAGGGCAGCTTCACCGACCTTTGCTTCGGACCTCATATCCCGTCAACGGGAAGAATCAAGGCGATCAAGCTTCTTAGTGTGGCCGGGGCGTATTGGAGAGGAAGCGAAAAAAACAAGATGCTTCAACGCATCTATGGCATCACCTTTCCCAACCAGAAGGAACTGGATGAGTATCTGTTCCGGCTCGAAGAAGCGAAGCGACGTGACCATCGGAAGATCGGTCAGGAGTTGGAATTGTTTCTCCTTACTCCGAAAGTCGGGGGCGGACTTCCAATTTGGATGCCGAAAGGAACAATCGTCAGGGAAACGCTGGAGAATTTCCTGCGTGATGAACAGCGGAAACGGGGCTACCTGCCGGTTGTGACACCGCATATCGGCAATCTCAATCTCTACAAAACCAGCGGGCACTATCCCTACTATAAGGATAGCCAGTTCGCCCCTATTGTGGTGGAGGATGAAGAGTACCTGCTAAAGCCGATGAACTGTCCTCATCATCACCAAATCTACATGGCTAAGCCGCGCAGTCACCGCGATTTGCCATTGCGGATTGCCGAATTCGGGACTGTGTACCGGTATGAACAATCCGGCGAGCTGAACGGGCTGACTCGCGTACGGTCGTTCACTGTGGACGACTCGCATATGTACGTCAGACCCGATCAACTTAAAGACGAATTATGTGATGTGATCGAGTTGATTCAGCTTGTTTTCGATACCCTCGGGTTCAAGGATTTCAAGACGAGGCTCTCGTTCCGCGACCCGAAAAACAAGGAAAAATACGGCGGCGAAGACTCCATGTGGGAACGTTCAGAGAAGGAAATCAAGGAAGCGGCTGACTTAAAGAAGCTAAATTACTATATTGGGATTGGTGAAGCTGCGTTCTACGGTCCCAAGATCGACTTCATGGTTCAAGATTCGTTGCGACGAACTTGGCAACTTGGAACAGTTCAGGTGGATTATGTTATGCCGGAACGCTTCGGGCTTGAATACGTCGGCAGCGATGGCCAGAAACATCGCCCTGTGATTATACACCGGGCGCCGTTCGGTTCCCTTGAGCGATTCATCGGCGTGCTGATTGAACACTATGCCGGCGATTTTCCTCTTTGGCTTGCGCCGGTGCAGGCGGTGATTCTTCCGATAACTGACGCGCATGTTGAGTATGCCCGCAGCATCGAGAAGGAATATGCCGCGAACGGTATTCGTGTGGAGTTGGATGATAGGAATGAGAAGATCGGTTACAAAATCCGTGAGTGGGAGACCAAGAAAGTGCCCTACATGCTCGTCGTTGGCGAGAAGGAGAAATTAGCCAATGCCGTTGCGGTTCGTCAGCACAAGAAAGGGGATATCGGTTCAATGAAACGGGAAGAATTTCTCCGTACAGCGAAAGAAGAAATCGACAACAAAACAATTCACTGGTAA
- the infC gene encoding translation initiation factor IF-3 encodes MNEDIRATQIRVIDDRGAQLGVMSPRDAIQIARERDADLVEIVPNANPPVCKVINFGKFKYELAKKDKIQKKHQHVSLLKELRFHPNTDTHDFDFKVRHAINFLKDGHKVKASVVFKGREITYKEKGEDLLTRFSERVSEFSKVDQAPHMEGRSMIAIFAPERKKASKADDTSSKQGASENKKQNLKPEQAS; translated from the coding sequence GTGAACGAGGATATTCGCGCAACGCAAATCAGGGTGATTGATGATCGCGGCGCTCAACTCGGAGTCATGTCGCCCCGTGATGCAATCCAGATTGCGCGTGAGCGTGATGCCGATTTGGTGGAAATCGTACCCAACGCCAATCCGCCCGTCTGCAAAGTGATCAACTTCGGTAAGTTCAAATACGAACTTGCAAAAAAGGACAAGATTCAGAAAAAACACCAGCACGTATCGTTGCTCAAGGAACTCCGGTTCCACCCGAACACCGACACGCATGATTTTGATTTCAAGGTACGTCACGCGATCAATTTTCTCAAAGACGGCCACAAAGTGAAGGCAAGCGTCGTTTTCAAAGGCAGGGAGATTACCTACAAAGAGAAGGGTGAAGATCTGCTTACGCGGTTTTCGGAACGTGTAAGCGAGTTCTCAAAAGTAGACCAGGCCCCGCATATGGAAGGCCGCAGCATGATTGCAATCTTCGCTCCTGAGCGGAAGAAAGCCTCAAAGGCCGATGACACATCAAGCAAGCAGGGTGCTTCAGAAAACAAGAAACAGAATTTGAAACCGGAACAAGCATCATAA
- the rpmI gene encoding 50S ribosomal protein L35, whose translation MPKMKTKSAAKKRFTVTGTGKVKRATAYRSHILTSKSRKRKRKLRLGGLVAKQDEKQVKTMLAM comes from the coding sequence ATGCCAAAAATGAAAACCAAGAGTGCCGCAAAGAAGCGGTTCACGGTAACAGGAACAGGAAAAGTGAAGCGTGCAACCGCCTACCGCAGCCATATTCTCACATCGAAATCAAGGAAGCGCAAGCGCAAACTTCGCCTCGGCGGACTCGTCGCAAAACAGGACGAGAAGCAGGTGAAGACAATGCTTGCTATGTAA